CCGGTGCAAAAGGGACCTGCCAGGATAATACTGGCCTATGGTGATATCGCTAAGCACGTTTTTTCAGCCCCCTTTCCACTGCCTTTACTGCCTCCTTGAGATTACGCACAGGCATTTCCGCTGCCAGCCCCGCCCCCTGCAGCTGCTCCATAAGCAGCAAAAGCTCAGGCGGCTCCAGCCCGGCCTCCGCCAGGATATCCCAGCACTTGAAAACTTCCAAAGGACTGCCAGAGGCAGTGACCTGCCCCTCCTGCAGCACGAACATCTCGTCTGCCAGCCGCAGGATATCGTCCATGGCATGAGATACCAGGATGATAGTCACGGGTTCCCTGCCTCCCGTGCCTTTCTGCAGGTCAGTTATCATCTGCAGCAGGGACTCCCGCCCCCTGGGGTCAAGGCCCGCCGTAGGCTCGTCCAGTATCAGGTATGCGGGATTCAGCGCCAGGACTCCCGCAATGGCCACCCGCCGCTTCTCGCCGCCAGACAACATGAAGGGGGATTTCTGCCCAAACTTTTCATAGTCCAGTCCCACCAGTTCCAGGGACTCCTTCACCCGGGCCGAGATTTCCTCCTCAGAAAGGCCCTGATTCTTGGGACCGAAGGCCACATCAGCTGCCACTGTTTCCTCGAAAAGCTGCTGCTCGGGATACTGGAAGACGATGCCAATCCGGCGACGGGCCAGCACAGCCTGTTTCTTCCCTTCCTTATCCCTGGCGTTCAGCTTCACCCCCTCCACCATCACCTCACCTGAGGTAGGCGGAAGCAGCCCTGCCATCTGCTGTATCAGGGTAGACTTGCCGGAGCCCGTATGTCCCGCTATGGCGTAAAGCCTGCCCTGCTCAATGGTGAGATTTATCCCCATCAGTGCCTGCCGTTCCATGGGGGTGCCGGGCATATAAGTGTAGCTGACATTTTTCAGTTCAATGGACATGGCCCTTCCCCCTCAACGCCTGCAGGCTTGCCAACAATTCTTCTGCCGTGAGTATGCCCGGCTCCTGGGGCAGGGGAATGCCAGCTTTCCG
This genomic interval from Selenomonas sp. AB3002 contains the following:
- a CDS encoding energy-coupling factor transporter ATPase, translating into MSIELKNVSYTYMPGTPMERQALMGINLTIEQGRLYAIAGHTGSGKSTLIQQMAGLLPPTSGEVMVEGVKLNARDKEGKKQAVLARRRIGIVFQYPEQQLFEETVAADVAFGPKNQGLSEEEISARVKESLELVGLDYEKFGQKSPFMLSGGEKRRVAIAGVLALNPAYLILDEPTAGLDPRGRESLLQMITDLQKGTGGREPVTIILVSHAMDDILRLADEMFVLQEGQVTASGSPLEVFKCWDILAEAGLEPPELLLLMEQLQGAGLAAEMPVRNLKEAVKAVERGLKKRA